Genomic window (Gymnogyps californianus isolate 813 chromosome 2, ASM1813914v2, whole genome shotgun sequence):
CATGTTTAATTTATGATACCGGCTCCTGCTGCCAACTGTCACAGGAACACCATGCAGAGacctttcagtttaaaacattaATGTAGCCAACACAAAGGCTCGAGTTGCTAACTGGCATTCTGGTTCAGTTCAGCATGCATGCCCCACCATCCTGTCTTGCGCTAGATATTCAACCAGGGACAACCACTGAACGCCTTGTTCTGCATGACGGCCCGCCAGGACTGAAGCTGCAGGTGAAGTTCCTGTGACTTCAAGCTTTTGCACCGGAGCAGAAGCAGCCTCCCGACCCGTCCTGTCACATTTCTCCGTGCCCTGCTCCATCTGCTaacaaaaggaacagaaatttcCTTCTGTGCCGTAGCTTCTTGCCCTGCAAGTCCTGCTCGAGTCATTTGCCCATCAAAGCACAGATTACTTGTTACCTGGAAGCATCATGCACCACGAAATGTCTGCATGCAGTTTGTTTGCACTCCAGAAATTTCCCAGCTCCATGGATGGGCCATCAATAGCCCAGGGGGGGCAGCGTGTCTAGCACTCCAGAAGGTTACTAGGGGAAGGCTTGGACACACTTTCCAATATCCTATGAACTGGAGGTTCCTCATTTGCTCGGGCAGGGTGGGCTATAGAGAGAAGGAAGGTAGGAGAGGAACATGAGATGGACAGAACATTCCCAGATGCTTCAGCCCACCCACGTCATGTTCCCCAGGACTTCTGACCTCCCAGGAAACACTCTGTCAGCAGTATTTCACATGCAGACCTTCTCAGGGTAGGAAATTTAGCAAACACCTCCTGCAACAGATCCGAGGTATCTGCACACagggaaagatcaaagcaaCCCCAAGGGCTATCACACTGACAGGCTTTTGCACTGGGCAGGTCAATAGCATGGAGGGCAGGAGCAAACAAGGACAGCGTTGTGGCATCTGTGCTTCCTGGGCCATCACTTACAGTTAGCTTGCAgctcttcatcttctttctgtTCAAAGCAAGCTAATGGGAGATGCACCAGGTATCACAGGTGGGTCAGCTCCACTAGTATCTCCTGACCTTTCTCTACAGGGTCTTCTGGAGCAAGGGAGAGGGCCTCCACCTCCAACTCCCTCACCCCTTGCTCCACCGAAGGAGCTGAAGAGCAGTGCCGTCATCCCGCCAGTCCCACGGTATCATGGTGCAGCCGACAGCAGTGCGGCCCTGCCTGGGCCGTGGAGTCGTGCtgtgcctcctcctcctcgtttATGCCATGGGGCCCATAATTTGGTTTACATTTGTTATGATCTCCTCAAATACAGACTCCGTACAGTGAATTTTCTTGCTACATTATCaggtaagattttaaaataaatacttatttctgtGCTTAGTGTGCATTGcacaaactgagaaaataaatgaaattatgaaCAACCTTGTAGTAAGAAGGTTTCTGAACAATTTTACTAAGATGATTTTGAGCCTTCAGTAATGCCGTGTTTGAAAACGAAATGTAATTCTATTTCTAGgatcttgattttaaaaacagcaagcTTTTTAATCCATGGTAAATCAGACTTATCTATCATTTGGGTCCATTTGTAAAGCCTGGCAAAGAGACTACATTTCACGCTATCTAGTTTGACATAATGGTCGCTGGTGAATGGTCACCTGCTGAATATGGACCCCTTGGTAAAACTAAGTGGTTTAAgtaacaggaggaagaaaggggaaaaaagcagttcACAGAGTGAACTGACCCCAACATTTTTTTGGAAGCGAGTCAGTTACCCAGTTTTTGATGAAAATATAACATACCTTGCAGCTAGCTTTCAAGAAACCCAGCTGGTTTTCTCCGGAGATCTTTACAGAAGTGCATCAGTCCGTTTGCAGCGTAGGCCACTCTTCAAAACCACAGAAGACAGTGTTTCAGGCCACTCCTGGTGAAGGGGGTGTTTGCTCAGCCAAGGTGTTATGGAATATAATGCTGCTATATGCACACACTGCCCATTGCTTTACCTCCTCTGCACAACAAGATGTAATCACGCTTTGGGCCTTGCCTTCACTGCTCCCCAATTCAAAGCAtttattgcatttcatttcttttccagtccCTGAAGGTAAAGAGGGCTGTGAGGACAGAGCTTCTCGGAATCGGCTTTTCCTTCCTGCGCTACGCAGAGTCCCAGGAGGATGGACCTACCCGGTCTGGAGGCGAGCAGGTGTAGGAGGGACAGGATATGTATATCTGCTGgctgaagaaacaaagatttCCCAAcgcaaaaaatacagaaatacacacacaaatatatgcaCACGTATGTGTATCTATTTTTCAACCATGTTTACATATCGATTTTTATAGGTATATGCTTTATCTTTGCGGTTATATGTGTTTAGGTGGGTAGATGTATGCACagtaaatacatatacacagatgcatttaaatgcaattatgtCCTTACACATAACCATACAGTTTGTATGTATCTGCGTTATATATGTGCTATATCCGTGCGCATACATGTGCACTAAACTCCGAGTATGACGGCATACAATTTTCTCGCCCTGTGAGCGATgacacacgcatgcacacatgTACGTGTGCAACACCCACCCACGCACCCGGGGTCTTCCCCGGGGTGGTGGCTACCAGCCCCCCAACCCGCCACCGGCGGCGAGGCGCGGGCCGCCCCTCCCCGCTGTCACCGCCCCGGGCCCGCCTCGCCGGCCGGGCCGCGCCCGCGCTGCCCGCGCTGCCgcagcgcggggcggggcggagcggagcgggacGGCGCGGCCGGGAGGCGGCGCTGCGGGTCGGTCCCCCGCCGCCTgccggccgccgccccgcccccgccccgccgaggCCCGCAGCGGCGGTGCCGCCAGGCGCGTAGGCAGCGcggggggcgcggcgggcgcggcgggggctgcggcaCGGGCTGCCCCGAGCggcccctctccccccgccgAGGCCGCGCGGCCCCGTCGGCGGGCGGCGCCGAACAAAGGGCCGGAGCGGGCTCCGCCGCTGCGGGAGAGCGcggaggcaggggctgccgctgccggcctctctcccccccccctccccggggggaGGCGCCCGGCGCGGGGACCGGCCCGCCGGGGAGCCGCCGGGGATTGGCTCGGCCGGGTGCGAGCCGAAGGCGCTGGGGGAAGCCATCTGCAGCGCAGGCGATTTCGCCCGCTGTGcgtggcggggaggggggctcTCCCTTGCGGGtggttcagggtttttttattccttttttttttctccccccccccccccccgttttcaCGGGATCATGGCCACGGCAGCGGGGCCGTGATGTCCCCGGCAGCAGCCCCGCTGCTGCAATGCTGCCCGCAGCAGCCCTAGTGAGGGGAGGCGTTTGAGCGGCGGCCGGCGGCCGCACATCCTCCCCgcggcagcgccgccgcctttctctccccgccgcccgctccccgtGAGCCCAGACCGGCGGGAGAGGGGcctcgccgcccgcccggcgccgtccccccccgcccgcgAACAGCAAATCCGCCGAGCAGGgctttaaattaataataataataataataattaataataataataaaaccccaCCAACCCATAAAGGCgagagggagagcagagccgCGCACAACATGGCCACTTTGCTGCGGAAAATCGGGCTGATCCGGCTGCACAACCGGGACACGGAGGACCCCaagcaccaccaccaccaccgcagcagcagccagcagggcTCCTCGCTCCGGGGCAGGGGCAACCAGAAGAACTGCAGCAACAAGCCGCAGCCGCAGGGCCCCCCcgggggcggtggcggcggctgcagcagcagcagcagcgagagCAGCCCCGGGGGCCACAAGAACAAGAAGGCGCCGGAGCTCGCCAAGCAGCCCCCACAGCCGCGCTCGGGCGGCGGCAGGGAGAAGCCGCGGGAGGCGGCCAGGGAGCCCGGCGCCGGTAAGGAGGTGGCGCAgcggcccgggcccggccccggccccggccccggccccggctccggctccggctccgggTGCGGGTCGGGGCCGGCGCCGCTAGTGCCGCTGCCGTCGGGGTCGGGGCCGCTGGCGCCCGCGGGCCGGCAGCAGCACTGCACGCAGGTGCGGACCCGGCGGCTGATGAAGGAGCTGCAGGACATCGCGCGGCTCAGCGACCGCTTCATCTCGGTGGAGCTGGTGGACGAGAGCCTCTTCGACTGGAACGTGAAGCTGCACCAGGTGGACAAGGACTCGGTGCTGTGGCAGGACATGAAGGAGACCAACACGGAGTACATCCTGCTCAACCTCACTTTCCCCGACAACTTCCCCTTCTCGCCGCCCTTCATGAGGGTGCTCAGCCCCCGCCTGGAGAACGGCTACGTCCTCGACGGCGGGGCCATCTGCATGGAGCTGCTCACCCCCCGCGGCTGGTCCAGCGCCTACACCGTGGAGGCCGTCATGAGGCAGTTTGCGGCCAGCTTGGTCAAGGGACAGGTAGGGGCTCCGTGGGCTCTCGCTCTGCGTGCCTGTGGCGGGAGGGTGGGTGTCTGTGCGCGTGTTTGGATGGGAACCCCAAAGGGCAGCGGGTCAAGCCCTGCCTGTGACTGACCTTGGCCAGGCCTGGGTGACAGGTCTCCCCCGAGGACCTGGCATCACtggtgggaaggaggcagggacACACATGTTTTGCTCTGGGGTCCCTTCTTGGGCAGGTGCAGCAGAGATACAGGGCAGCTTGGAGGGGCGAGGAGCACATGCATCCATCGTGTCATCCTGCATGTCTTTTGTCCCTGTGCTTGGCTCTGCTGTGTGTGGCACCAAGATGTCATGCCCCTTGTCCCCGAGGGGCACCTCCCTCGCCCCAAAGCAAAAAGGGCTCTTCAGGCTCCCGTGGGGTTTGGGATTCACgtcctctgcctcctgcccttcGCCAACTAGTCAGCCATACTTGCTGGTCTCCTGCgtgaagtgctgctgctggcgtAGGGCGCgatgctggagctgctgcccccAGGTCTTTGTCTGGTGCTGTCCCTGCGTAGCATCCCTCGGGGGACAAGAGCTGACCCCCGTGCTCCCGGGTTTGGGGCTTGGCGCACAGGGCAGAGGTGTGGCATGGGGTCACACCTGGAATTGCTGCCTGAGCTGCTGGCAAAGTTGTAGCAGTTTAAAATCTCCCTGCCTGAAAGGAACAAGTAATTTTGGGTATGTACTGCAGTTGCAGCAGCTAGATGGTTCTTGCCAGCTCTCCTCTCCGGAGGAGGTGCCTGGTTCCCCTGGCAGAGGACCTCGGTCTGAGCTGAATCAATCcgttttatgctttttttctttctctcctgcagaATATCCTTAGACGAGAAGTATTTCATAAGCCGTTTTTAATAAATGGGTAAATATTGCTGGTGAAACTCGTAACCAGTCCTTCTTTATGGTTATTGTAGTGGGCAACATACATACACATGGCTGTGACAGGGTGATTTTCCTGTTCACTTCATGAATGCCCTTGAACCCAGGGGACATGCACAGCTCCACGTCTGTCAGTAAATGATGCTAAGTAACTtcttaaattcatattttggcaaggagggggggaaagagtAAATAATAACGTGTTTTTCATCTGCTTAAAAATGAGGTTACTCCTGTTTGCCTCTATGGAACTTCTTGCCTGAGCAGAAGTAAAGCCTTGGTTTCTCCtaagactgaaaattaattttgattatttaaCGGACTCTTTTGTAAGtggcttttcctcctttttctctgtttgatTTGGGCCTActgctcctttttttaatcagatagtatttttctctgcacttcATTTGAAGAGGTCAAGTTTCCTAGGTCACCTTGGGATATAAAAAACATCTaccgaaaaaaaaaagagccttaATTTACATTGAGCCTAGGGTATGTTGAAGTTCTGTAGCTACTCTAACCATGTCTCACTGTTTGTTAACCCATCTCTTTTTATAGAGATCATagttctcattattttaaacaaggaTTTAGAAGGACAATGCTAAattctctcaatttttttaacaattcaaCATCTTTCCGCAGTATTGACTGTTGAGTGTAAAAGGATTAAATTAAGATTTACTGGGATCATAAAATGGCTCATAAAAgcactaaattattttattagtaaTAAATATTAAGCTATATAATCTAACAATTTTCTTCCCTAAACCACTTAAGAGATTTCCAGAAAGTAGTAGTAATTTCTGATAACAGAGGATGTTTATGTGTGCATCAttaataaacacatttaaaatgcaagagtTTCAATAACATTCTTCCAGAAGTTTACAAagttaattataaaaaaagagaatgcgtgtgggcttaaaaaaaaggcagaaataaattgCTGCCAGTAACTTAGTAGTTAAATAGGTGTAATGTGCACATTTCATCATCTTGGATCGCTCATTCCAAGTGGAAAGGTTAATAGGTAATACTGacaataaatttaatttctgggTTAGAGAGGTGTAGCCTGCGATGGGTTGCCAGCCTGTCATCATAGCCGGGCACCGCGTCATGGGAGCCACGTTTCTGTACTCGCACTCCCCTCGTTATGTAATCTCGACTCCATTGCATAATAGGGCTCAAAATACGACAGGCGCTCCCCTATCCCcgtttcatttttcatttcacaggtAATCTACTTTTGACcgtgctttttttaaaaatgaaaatagagcTGCCGAAACGCTGAGAGCCGAGGCGCTGCGTTTCCCAGAGCTGCGGGGCTGGTTTTGGGTAACTCTTGCCATGCTGTGGGTAGTCTCGGTGCCTGCAAGGAGCCGTCCTGAACAAATAGCGATGGCTTGCACCAGGTTAATTGTGTAATTTCTGTAAGCAGCCTGCACCCTGCAATAGCATGAAATATTCAGCACGCTTGCTATTAATCAGAAGGGCTGGAAGGGCGAGGTCCGTTCTCCACCGCCTCAGAACGACCCCGCGTGAGCAAATGGCGGCAGCCATGAGGCTGAGCGGGAGATGGGGCGCTGCCAGCGCCAGCGGGTAAATGGGACCTTCCAGAGAAATGTCACCGGTTCGCAGCGCCATGATTTAGCATGAAATCATCGTGAATACTCGAGCCCGTGACGCATCTGACAGCGCGCCTCGCCGGCGCGGGCGCCGGTGTGAGTAGGCAGGGCTGAACTTCCCGCCAGCGTGCGTTCCTCCTTTTGGCAATCTGCGTGATAAAACCGAGGTGGCTGATTTCATTCAACGTTTCTCACCGGTCCCGTTTTGCCGAGCTAACTGTAACGCTGCTGTTCTCTGCTGGTTCTTTGGAGAGAAGCGCAGGACTTCTTGGTCTGTTGTTTTGTCAGAGCTAATAGCAACCTATGACCATATataaccttcttttttttgatgAGGTGATCAAAAAGCAGACGAAactaacactgaaaatacattttcaggcAGTCAAGATTCTTgacaaattcagatttttttaacgGATTTCACAGACCTTTTAgcagagtaaaagaaaaatagaaagaagtcATTCTGACATCTCACAGGTGAAACATTTCACTCAGGAGTTATGTCCATAAGGAGACATAAATGTGcaacacagaaattaaagagtTAGCACTTTTCCATTACTTTTCAGCATTACCCTTGTATGCGGGGAAACCTGGGTCCAGGTTCCCAAACCTAAGCATGTCTCCCAGGAGT
Coding sequences:
- the UBE2QL1 gene encoding ubiquitin-conjugating enzyme E2Q-like protein 1; protein product: MKELQDIARLSDRFISVELVDESLFDWNVKLHQVDKDSVLWQDMKETNTEYILLNLTFPDNFPFSPPFMRVLSPRLENGYVLDGGAICMELLTPRGWSSAYTVEAVMRQFAASLVKGQGRICRKAGKSKKSFSRKEAEATFKSLVKTHEKYGWVTPPVSDG